In the genome of Desulfobacterales bacterium, the window ATATACCGTAATTCATTAATTATATTTTCTTGTGTAGCATTTTCGTCTTCAAGAATAACTATATTTTCTTTACTAAACGAGTATTTATTATAAAGAATACTCGCTATTTCCCGCACATCATTCAACGGAGTTTTTAAATTTGTATGATTTTTATATTTATTAATCCCAATCAAAAAAGCGTGGTTTTCACCTAAATCAACTTGTTCAGTATCATTAAAAACATCTTTAACATCTTCACGACCTATATCTCTATCTGAGCCTCTATACTGAATATTTGAATTATTCAAAGAAGTCGCAAAACACCCAAAAATAAAATAAAAACTTACAACTATTAACCATCTTGCTTTCATAATTTTACTTACCTTCAAATTTAAAGATTTTAGGAAACTGTTATATGAGCTTTCGCCTAACCATCCAATTAGACTACTAACACATATAACAGTAAACTATATTTGCCCTAATATTCTTATTATATTAAGAATAATTAGGGACAGGATTTTGTCCGGGTCAGTAAACTTATATCCATTAATTTAGTGAGCTAAGGAGGCAGCAACACGAAAGCCGTTGTTCGAGTTCCGGTTGTCGGGCGTGTTCCTGTTGCGATTAGCGGAACGGCAGTTCCTCGCGTTGTTGTTCCAGCTACCGCCACGCAAAACACGATTCGAGCCTCAGGACAAAACCCCAAAACGTTCTATAACTTTACGACGAAAAGAATTCGCCTGTCCTAACTTAGTAAAAGCAATCAAAGGTTCTATATGTCTAATCAATGTTTTTAGTTTCCATCTTCCTTCTAAAAAATTACCTTCATATTTCCTAAACTTTTTGGTAAATCTCTTTTTGCTTGCCGCTTTGAGTAAAATTTTATCAACAAATACACGAAATCCTAAAAATGGGACACCTTTAACGCATTTATTCAACTGAATATTATCTTTTAACTGCAATTTAAGCTGAGAATCTAAAAATACTTTAACATACTCAAGTTCCTGCTTTAAAATAAGTTTTTCAGTTCCAAAAATAATAAAATCATCCATATAACGAATATATCCTGTTATATGACGCTCTTCTTTAATCCAATGGTCAAAACACGCTAAATAAAAATTAGCTAAATGTTGAGAAATCAAATTACCGATAGGTACACCTTTGCCAGAATTAGTATGATAGGTTGCTAATATGTTTTTAAACAAATTTAATAATTCTTTATCTTTAAAACGTGTTTTAAGCAATTGCAACATAATATTTTGGTCTATAGAATCAAAATATTTGCGAATATCTAATTTAAGATACCATTTAAATTGACTACAATAATATTGAGCTCTTTTTAAAGCCTTAACCGTTCCTTTTCCTTTACGGCAAGCATAACAATCATAGACAGCATATCGTTCTAAAACAGGCTCACAAATATTCATTACAGCATGATGTAACACTCTTTCTGGAAAAGAGGCTACACAAATTAATCTAAGTTTAGGGTCCCTTACATAAAAAAAACTGTAATGTCCTATGTCTAAATTATGTCTTAAAAGCTGATTTTTTAATATTTGAAGATTTACCTCTAAATTTCTCTTATAGGCGATTACTTCAAGTCTGTCTTGCTTACCTTTTGACGCTTTAATAAAAGCTCTTCTTAAATTTTCATAATCTTGGATTAGATGATAAAGATGCCCCGCTCTTTTCATTAGTTTTCTTTTGCTCCAATAATTTTATTTCATCTTCCACTATTTTTATTACAGCATCGCTATATTTTTTTACCCGAGCATCACCTACGCCCTCTAACTTGATTAATGCAGCTTTTGTATTAATTTTATGCTCAGCAATTTGAGCTAATTGTTCATTTGTAAACAAGTTATATACTGGAACACCTTCTTTTTCTGCCGCTGTCTTACGCCATTCTCTTAACTTGGCAAACAATGCGAAATCTTCTTGCTTTAAAACTTCCCTATAATCAACTCTCTTTTTGCCGCTCGTATCTTCATTATCCTGTTCTGTTAAATATTCTACAGCTATGTTCCAAAAAGAATTCTCACCATTTGACACAAATTCTCTATGAATATTAATAACTTTTTTTGAAGCTAAAAAACGATTTAAATCACTCGCTGTTTGCTCTAAATTTTTTACAGGTAAAATAAAAAATTGATATTGAACCGCCATAATTTATCCCCTATTAATTTTAAAAAAAAATCGCCTTTCTCCGTAGTTTATTTTGATTCTAATTTTCACGCTTTCTTGCTTTGGGCTTGCTCCGCTGCGCCCCCTTTTTTTCTTCCTTTTCTCGCTTTTCTTACTTTCTTACTTTCTATACTACTGACCTAAGGAGGCAGCAACACGAAAGCCGTTGCCCGAGTACCGGCCGCCGGGCGCGTCCCTGCTGCGAAGAGCGGAACGGCAGAGCCACGCGAAGCCGCCCCAGCTACCGCCACGCAAAACACGATCCGAGCTATTATTAACACCAACAGGGTCAGTAACAGAACTTGAAGGATAACCCCCATACCAATCTGAACACCACTCCCAGACATTACCATGCATGTCATACAACCCCCATGCATTCGATTGCTTCTGCGCTACTGGATGTGTCTTATTTCCTGAATTCCCGCAATACCATCCCATCTTATCTAAGTTAGGCTCATTACCACATCCCATCTCACTTATACCTCCATTTGCAAACGCACTTGTTGTTCCTGCCCTTGCAGCAAACTCCCATTCTGCTTCTGTAGGCAATCTATACTTGCTTGTATTTTCTTTTTTATTCAGCCAACTAATAAACGTTTTAACATCATTCCATGAAACACATGTTACTGGATGACTATTATCTTGAGAAAATCCCGGATTTTTCCAATTATACTTTTTATCTTTTTTCCATTCTGAACCCGTCCATCCATAAGCCCCATCACCTGTTTCAGCCTCTGTTTTATATCCTGTTTCATCAACAAAATCCTTCCACTGCCCTTGCGTAACCTCTGTTGTTTGCATATAAAAACCTTTACTAATAGTTACAGAATGCTGAACTTCATCACTATCCCTGCCTTCTTCACCTAACGGGCTTCCCATCATAAAGGTTCCGGGCTTTATATACACAAATTTTTGACCTATGCTGTTTGTAAAACTTTTTCCTTCTTCATCTTTTCTTTCAAGTTTAGCATCAACCCTGACCTTACCGAAAGAAACTGTTACATCTTTAGACCAGTCTTTATAACCTTCTTTTTTAATTTCTATCGTATGCTCACCAGCCGAAACATTTGAAAGCTCATCTGGAGTAGTTCCTGCATAACTTCCATCAAGATACCAACCTGCTCTATCAGGGGAACTGCTCACAGCAATAGTTACCTTTAATTCTTTTTTCTTTAAAACAGATTTAACTTCCATTTTTTGATTTTTTCTAACAATAACAGACTGTTCCCAAGCTTCATAACCTTCTTTAACAACTCTAACAGAAACAGTACCTTCAGAAAGTCCGGAAACAGAAACAGGAGCTGTTCCTTTTGATACACCGTTTATCCAAACAGAAGAACCATCTGGAAAAGATTCTACCGATAAAATCGTTTCATTTTTTTTAGATTTTTGTATGACAAAAATAAAATCACCTCGAGAAAGTTTATAATCAGATATAGTTCCAGATTGAGGAGACTGCTTAGCATGATCAGGAACTTTTGTCTGCAAATACAGACCAAGTTCTTTACCACTGATGTAACCATCTTTATTCATATCTCCAAAGCCATATTCTATAGCGTCAATAAATATCGGAGTAAAAACACTTATAGAAGGAACTGTTTCATTTGCAGAGCCTGCTGTTAAATATTGTCTTACAGGAAGGACTGTGGCTTTTGAAATATAAGGAGGAACTTCCGGCAAATCTTTACTTTTAAATACAGTGCCTGAAAAACAGCTATCAAATAAAAATAAAACATGCTTTGCTTCAATACGCCTCGACCATGCCAAAATTTGATCCATAGTTAAAGCCTTACGGAGAAATCCTTTTTTATCAAATTTAGGATTTGGCGCATCAACAGGGACTAAATAACCCTTTTCATTATCTTCACTTGTATAACCATGA includes:
- a CDS encoding SUMF1/EgtB/PvdO family nonheme iron enzyme — translated: MKIRWLIVFIGIVGISIFTSNSIQSSNRDIGREVVSVKTQEGNNVELYSGSYALLIGESNYTAGWPKLETIPREISDVKAMLEKQGFLTKDFVNLNYVEYQKAIETFINDYGFDKDNRLLFYLSGHGYTSEDNEKGYLVPVDAPNPKFDKKGFLRKALTMDQILAWSRRIEAKHVLFLFDSCFSGTVFKSKDLPEVPPYISKATVLPVRQYLTAGSANETVPSISVFTPIFIDAIEYGFGDMNKDGYISGKELGLYLQTKVPDHAKQSPQSGTISDYKLSRGDFIFVIQKSKKNETILSVESFPDGSSVWINGVSKGTAPVSVSGLSEGTVSVRVVKEGYEAWEQSVIVRKNQKMEVKSVLKKKELKVTIAVSSSPDRAGWYLDGSYAGTTPDELSNVSAGEHTIEIKKEGYKDWSKDVTVSFGKVRVDAKLERKDEEGKSFTNSIGQKFVYIKPGTFMMGSPLGEEGRDSDEVQHSVTISKGFYMQTTEVTQGQWKDFVDETGYKTEAETGDGAYGWTGSEWKKDKKYNWKNPGFSQDNSHPVTCVSWNDVKTFISWLNKKENTSKYRLPTEAEWEFAARAGTTSAFANGGISEMGCGNEPNLDKMGWYCGNSGNKTHPVAQKQSNAWGLYDMHGNVWEWCSDWYGGYPSSSVTDPVGVNNSSDRVLRGGSWGGFAWLCRSALRSRDAPGGRYSGNGFRVAASLGQ
- a CDS encoding group II intron reverse transcriptase domain-containing protein; the encoded protein is MKRAGHLYHLIQDYENLRRAFIKASKGKQDRLEVIAYKRNLEVNLQILKNQLLRHNLDIGHYSFFYVRDPKLRLICVASFPERVLHHAVMNICEPVLERYAVYDCYACRKGKGTVKALKRAQYYCSQFKWYLKLDIRKYFDSIDQNIMLQLLKTRFKDKELLNLFKNILATYHTNSGKGVPIGNLISQHLANFYLACFDHWIKEERHITGYIRYMDDFIIFGTEKLILKQELEYVKVFLDSQLKLQLKDNIQLNKCVKGVPFLGFRVFVDKILLKAASKKRFTKKFRKYEGNFLEGRWKLKTLIRHIEPLIAFTKLGQANSFRRKVIERFGVLS
- a CDS encoding HRDC domain-containing protein, coding for MAVQYQFFILPVKNLEQTASDLNRFLASKKVINIHREFVSNGENSFWNIAVEYLTEQDNEDTSGKKRVDYREVLKQEDFALFAKLREWRKTAAEKEGVPVYNLFTNEQLAQIAEHKINTKAALIKLEGVGDARVKKYSDAVIKIVEDEIKLLEQKKTNEKSGASLSSNPRL